The sequence CCCGACCACGAAACTCCCGCTTACCCCGCTCTACAAGGACCATTTCAGTATCGGCGGCGTCAATGCGGTCGCGTGGGTCATCCGCGATAGGGAAGGAAAGATCGTTGATCTTCATGTTGGCGGGTCGCGAATGCGGGATATGCCGTTCACCCGGGTCAAGTAAAATATGAAATTAAAAGGTCTAGTCTTGTTTTCTCTCATTGTCGGTATCGCTTCATTTGCGGCCCAAGCTCAGGCAACGGCCGAGGCTGCGGTTGACGCTTTTGTTAAAGCCGAAATGGAGCGGAAGAAGATCCCCGGAGTTTCGGTCGCGGTCATCAAGGATGGCAAGCCGCTTGTAGTAAAGGGTTACGGCCTCGCGAACATCGAGCATAACGTGCCGGTCAAGCCGGAGACGATCTTCCAATCGGGCTCGGTCGGGAAGCAGTTCACGGCATTCGCGATAATGCTGCTGGTCGATGAGGGAAAGATCGGCCTGGACGACAAGATCGGCAAGTATCTCGGCGAAGTGCCGGAATCCTGGGCGAATGTTACCGTCCAACATCTGCTGACGCACACGGGCGGCTTTACCGACTACTCGAGAGGCTTCGACTTTCGAAAAGACTACACCGAGGATGAGTTGCTCAAGATCATCAAGGAAACTCCGCTCGCCTTTGCTCCGGGTGAGAAGTGGCAATACAGCAATTTTGGTTACGTAACACTCGGCATCATCATCCGGAAAGTGACCGGGAAATTTTACGGCGACTTTCTGACCGAGCGTGTGTTCAAACCGCTCGGGATGACGACGGCACGGGTGATAAGCGAGAGCGATATCGTACCGAACCGTGCCGCGGGTTACGTGCTCCGCAACGGCGAGGTGAAAAATCAGGAATGGGTTTCCCCGGTGCTGAACACGACCGCCGACGGTGCCTTGTATTTTTCTGTGCTCGACATGATCCGTTGGGAAGAGGCACTTGCCGGACGAAAGCTTTTGAGCAAGGCCGCCTACGACCAGATGTGGACGCCGGTCAAGCTCAATGACGGCCGCGAGCGGCGGTACGGGTTCGGTTGGGCGCTTCGGGACGTAAACGGCTTTAAGGTCATCGAGCACGGCGGGGCTTGGCAGGGATTTAAGTCGTTCATCGCCCGTTACCCGGACCGCGGGCTTACGGTCATCGCCCTCGCGAATTCGGAGAACGCAAACCCGGCCCGGCTCGGCAATGGGATAGCAGAGGCTTTCGATTCGGCAGTAAAGCCGAAGACGATCAAAGACCCGGAGCCCGAGCGAACCGCAGGCTTCCGAAAGGTCATTGAAGACATCTTAGCCGGAAAGCCGGACGAGAAGCGGTTCTCGCCACGGCTTTTTCGGGCCCTAAGCGATCCGAACGACCGATTGATCGCATATTTGAAGACGATCGGCCCGATCACGAAGTTCGAACTTCTGGAACGAACCGATATCGGCGAGGTGGTGCTATACAAATATGCTGTGGAATTTGAAAGCATGAACGTCATAGTCGAGATCGGCGAGGACAAGAAGGGTATTATTGGCTACCTAGAACTTCAACCGGAGTAAAAACTATGAGATTCATATCGGTATTGACGCTCCTGCTACTTTGTTTGACAGTCACGTCGTCGCAGATCTCACCAAGCCGACCGGTCCAGCCGGTCGTCTTTCAGAACGTCACCGTGATCGACATGGAAAGCGGTCTAGCCATTCCTGGCTTGTCCGTCGTGGTTGAAGGAAACCGCATTTCTGCCGTCGCCAAAACGCCGCGGATCCCGGAAAAGGCTCAGGTTATCGATGCCACCGGGAAGTTCCTGATCCCCGGTATGTGGGATATGCACAGCCACAGTCTGGACCGTTGGGCGTGGTCATCGCTGCTCAACATCGCGAACGGTGTGACCGGTGTCCGCGATCCCGGAGCGATCATGCCGTCCGGTGAAATTACAAAACTGCGCGATGACGTAGAGCAAGGCAAAGTTTTCGGCCCAAGATTTGTCGCGAGCGGACGGCAATTTGACGGTTCACCCAAAAGCCGAGCGAGCTACATTGAAACCAACACCGCCGATGAAATTCGCAACGAGATCAAGAAGCGGAAAGAATTCGGAATGGATTTCATAAAGATCTATACTCGTCTTTCTCGCGAAGTCTTCTTTGCAGCAGCGGATGAAACGAAGCGATCGGGAATCCCGCTCGATGGGCACGTTCCCCTTTCCCTTACCGCCGTCGAGGCTTCCGACGCCGGAATGAGGAGCATCGAGCATTCGTACCGTCACCGGATGGCGTGTGCGACCGCTGAGACTGAAATTCGTGAAATATTATTGAAGCAATTCAATTTAGGCAATGATGACCCAAAGGCCTACTGGCTCAATGAGGAAAAAGCGTTTTTGCTCGGCCTGAACACCTACAGCTCTGAAAAGTGCGTCGAATTGGGAAAGAAATTTGCCCGGAACGGAACTTGGTTCGTCCCTACATTGGTCGAAATGCAGACCCGGTTCAGGAACGAATATTGGGAAGGGCCGGAGTTTTCAGAACGCTTCAAGGATCCGCGGCTTCGCTTTGTTCCCAAGGCAAAGCTGCAGACGTGGCGCGAAAATATCCAGTGGGATGTCGGTTTCGTTAGCGGTCAAATGGTTTACGGCAACCGCGGCGAGGACGCGATCTTGAGCGAGCGGCGGCGCGAATTTGCAAACCGTATCAAAATGCCAGCGGACCTTCATCGCGGCGGCGCCAAAATACTTGCGGGAACCGACGCCGACTCCAACTTTGCGTTTTTGTTTTTTGGATTTAGCCTACACGACGAGCTCGAACTGTTGGTGAAGGGCGGGCTTTCCCCGCTCGAAGCTTTGCGGTCGGCGACCTTGAATCCCGCAATATTTCTCAAACGAGAGAAGGAACTTGGAACTATCGAAGCAGGAAAACTTGCTGATCTCGTTCTGCTAGATGCGAATCCGCTCGAGGATATCAGGAACACAAAAAAGATCAACGCAGTCGTCGTGAACGGAAAGTACTTGCCGAAAGCCGAGTTGGACAAGCTATTGGAGGATGCGGAAAGCATCGTGATGAAGCTATGAAGACACTGATCACAAATGGCCGGGTTGTCACTGCGGTTGATGATTACGTCGCGGATATTTTTATCGACGGTGAGACGGTGACGACAATTGGAAAGTCACTTGATATCGAGGCGGATGTTGTTATTGATGCCTCGGGGAAGCTTGTCATTCCCGGCGGGATCGATCCGCATACGCATATGGAGCTGCCGTTTGGCGGGACGTATTCGTCGGACGATTTCTTTACCGGAACGCGGGCGGCGGCGTTTGGCGGGACGACGACGATCATCGATTTTGCGGTGCAGACGAAAGGCGAATCGATGACCTCGGGCGTCGATGCCTGGCACAAAAAGGCCGAGGGCAAGACGGCGATCGACTATGGGTTTCATCTGATCACGACCGTGTTCGAAGACGGGAACGAGCGAGAGATGTACTCCTTGATGGACGAGGGCATCACGTCGTTCAAGTTGTTCATGGCGTATCCGGGCGTGTTTTTGGCGGACGACGCGACGATCTTTCGGGCTATGTCGGCGGCAGGACAGCGAGGCGGCCTCATTTGTATGCACGCGGAAAACGGCATCGTCATCAACGAGATCATCAAGCGATTTCTTGCGGACGGCCGGACCGCTCCTAAGTATCACGCTTTGACGCGGCCGACCATCGCAGAGGCTGAGGGCGTTCACCGTGCGATCGCAATTGCCGAAATGGCGGAATCGCCGGTTTACATTGTTCATCTAAGCTGCACCGATGCTTTGAATCAGGTGCGACAAGCAAGAGACCGCGGAATTGCGGCTTTTGCGGAGACGTGTCCGCAGTATCTTTTCCATTCGATCGAAGATTACGGCGA comes from Acidobacteriota bacterium and encodes:
- a CDS encoding beta-lactamase family protein, whose translation is MFSLIVGIASFAAQAQATAEAAVDAFVKAEMERKKIPGVSVAVIKDGKPLVVKGYGLANIEHNVPVKPETIFQSGSVGKQFTAFAIMLLVDEGKIGLDDKIGKYLGEVPESWANVTVQHLLTHTGGFTDYSRGFDFRKDYTEDELLKIIKETPLAFAPGEKWQYSNFGYVTLGIIIRKVTGKFYGDFLTERVFKPLGMTTARVISESDIVPNRAAGYVLRNGEVKNQEWVSPVLNTTADGALYFSVLDMIRWEEALAGRKLLSKAAYDQMWTPVKLNDGRERRYGFGWALRDVNGFKVIEHGGAWQGFKSFIARYPDRGLTVIALANSENANPARLGNGIAEAFDSAVKPKTIKDPEPERTAGFRKVIEDILAGKPDEKRFSPRLFRALSDPNDRLIAYLKTIGPITKFELLERTDIGEVVLYKYAVEFESMNVIVEIGEDKKGIIGYLELQPE
- a CDS encoding amidohydrolase family protein, with amino-acid sequence MRFISVLTLLLLCLTVTSSQISPSRPVQPVVFQNVTVIDMESGLAIPGLSVVVEGNRISAVAKTPRIPEKAQVIDATGKFLIPGMWDMHSHSLDRWAWSSLLNIANGVTGVRDPGAIMPSGEITKLRDDVEQGKVFGPRFVASGRQFDGSPKSRASYIETNTADEIRNEIKKRKEFGMDFIKIYTRLSREVFFAAADETKRSGIPLDGHVPLSLTAVEASDAGMRSIEHSYRHRMACATAETEIREILLKQFNLGNDDPKAYWLNEEKAFLLGLNTYSSEKCVELGKKFARNGTWFVPTLVEMQTRFRNEYWEGPEFSERFKDPRLRFVPKAKLQTWRENIQWDVGFVSGQMVYGNRGEDAILSERRREFANRIKMPADLHRGGAKILAGTDADSNFAFLFFGFSLHDELELLVKGGLSPLEALRSATLNPAIFLKREKELGTIEAGKLADLVLLDANPLEDIRNTKKINAVVVNGKYLPKAELDKLLEDAESIVMKL
- the hydA gene encoding dihydropyrimidinase, encoding MKTLITNGRVVTAVDDYVADIFIDGETVTTIGKSLDIEADVVIDASGKLVIPGGIDPHTHMELPFGGTYSSDDFFTGTRAAAFGGTTTIIDFAVQTKGESMTSGVDAWHKKAEGKTAIDYGFHLITTVFEDGNEREMYSLMDEGITSFKLFMAYPGVFLADDATIFRAMSAAGQRGGLICMHAENGIVINEIIKRFLADGRTAPKYHALTRPTIAEAEGVHRAIAIAEMAESPVYIVHLSCTDALNQVRQARDRGIAAFAETCPQYLFHSIEDYGDGWDGAKYVMTPPLREKHNCADLWTGLKMDDLQVISTDHCPFCMKEQKELGKDDFTKIPNGAPGVENRLALIYNGGVVENRISLNRFVELTSTAAAKMFGMFPKKGTIAVGSDADIVIFDPDGETTFGVEHEHMNVDYSSYEGWKIKGKVETVLSRGRVVIQNGEHSGKQGYGQFIKRGECVKI